A section of the Zygosaccharomyces rouxii strain CBS732 chromosome B complete sequence genome encodes:
- a CDS encoding uncharacterized protein (similar to uniprot|P53270 Saccharomyces cerevisiae YGR117C Hypothetical ORF), whose protein sequence is MDNKVTTEYAKVLIAQYLDSHGYQESLVNFLKESDLPRKALLQENGETLETILYERIKFAEHRVANRLARLTLNEPIDVTHLPIPSWDHSLQFKELKLNDRIIDLTVDAGVGSEKLLISTSNREVKVYDTNSLEPSASLEGNKTSGLLKPCGSLGKTGYHYACGLDGMLNVYDSNGGTPVNSYKIHRRVTTHARSCTIDGQSWFFISYGLDNYLKIHRIQFDTLGVELWAECKIPSACTALDIAIVQDRILIYLAQTEFTHVTCYEVTTSIPALNQKYQLALNGAQFTPHAFQIRDMKYVPSENILLVATSHTPYMRLLVVQIPREEETSGPLYDKVIRDMATEVPQDNYSQPSLGILPSNSGVIVSSNEGIYAIDIAKGDSWHLNAFPKRRVKCLVVNDSNGLIAVGFADRTTHIARGTVKT, encoded by the coding sequence atGGACAATAAGGTTACTACTGAGTATGCTAAGGTGCTTATAGCACAATATCTCGATAGTCATGGATACCAAGAAtctttggtgaattttttaaaagaatcTGATCTTCCCCGTAAAGCccttttacaagaaaatggtgaaactttggaaaCTATTCTTTatgaaagaattaaattCGCAGAACACAGAGTGGCAAATAGACTGGCACGATTGACCTTGAATGAACCAATTGACGTGACCCACTTGCCAATACCATCATGGGATCATAGTTTACagtttaaagaattaaagcTTAATGATCGTATTATTGATTTAACCGTTGATGCCGGAGTAGgatctgaaaaattattgatATCTACATCTAATAGAGAGGTGAAGGTCTATGATACTAATAGTTTAGAGCCAAGCGCTTCATTGGAAGGTAACAAAACCTCTGGATTGCTAAAACCTTGCGGTTCATTGGGAAAGACAGGTTATCACTACGCATGTGGTCTCGATGGAATGTTAAACGTCTACGACTCAAATGGTGGTACACCTGTTAACAGTTACAAAATTCACAGAAGAGTAACCACTCATGCACGATCTTGTACTATCGATGGTCAATCGTGGTTTTTCATATCCTACGGTTTGGATAACTACTTGAAAATACATCGAATTCAGTTTGACACACTTGGTGTGGAATTGTGGGCTGAATGCAAGATTCCTTCGGCCTGTACCGCCTTAGATATTGCCATTGTTCAAGATAGGATCTTAATTTACTTGGCACAAACAGAATTTACACACGTTACGTGCTACGAAGTCACTACTTCAATTCCAGCATTGAATCAGAAGTATCAATTAGCATTAAACGGTGCCCAATTCACTCCTCATGCCTTTCAAATCAGAGATATGAAATATGTGCCTAGTGAAAACATCTTGCTAGTAGCTACGTCACACACGCCCTATATGAGATTACTAGTCGTTCAAATTCCACGAGAGGAGGAGACTTCAGGCCCACTCTACGATAAAGTCATTCGAGATATGGCTACTGAAGTACCTCAGGATAACTATTCTCAACCTTCGTTGGGAATTTTGCCTTCCAACAGCGGTGTTATTGTCAGTAGTAATGAAGGTATTTATGCAATTGATATTGCTAAAGGTGATTCATGGCATCTAAATGCTTTCCCAAAGCGCAGGGTCAAATGTCTGGTCGTTAACGATTCGAACGGATTAATAGCTGTTGGTTTTGCAGACAGAACGACCCATATTGCTCGGGGTACCGTGAAAACGTAA
- the NAT3 gene encoding peptide alpha-N-acetyltransferase complex B subunit NAT3 (highly similar to gnl|GLV|CAGL0D04796g Candida glabrata CAGL0D04796g and similar to uniprot|Q06504 Saccharomyces cerevisiae YPR131C NAT3 Catalytic subunit of the NatB N-terminal acetyltransferase which catalyzes acetylation of the amino-terminal methionine residues of all proteins beginning with Met-Asp or Met-Glu and of some proteins beginning with Met-Asn or Met-Met) — protein sequence MTSLQPFELTDLFSLNNVNLDTLTENFPLEFYFEYLILWPELFFKSWEQTAVSGYMMAKTEGKAHEWHSHITAVTVAPEFRRVSLASRLCDTLQAITDSEPHQVNFIDLFVKCNNHLAIALYEKLGYSVYRRVIGYYNSAEDGYPESLKIADDDKDAFDMRQSMPRDQGRSLRADGRRHRCYPHDVKF from the coding sequence ATGACATCTTTACAGCCTTTCGAACTTACAGATTTATTTTCACTGAATAATGTGAATTTAGACACGTTAACTGAAAACTTCCCGCTTGAATTTTATTTCGAATATTTAATTCTATGGCCTGAattattcttcaaatcttgggAACAAACAGCGGTTTCTGGGTACATGATGGCAAAAACTGAAGGTAAGGCACATGAATGGCACTCACATATTACTGCGGTCACAGTTGCACCGGAATTCAGACGAGTGTCTTTGGCCTCGCGACTGTGTGATACCTTACAAGCAATTACAGACAGTGAACCTCATCAAGTTAATTTTATTGATCTTTTTGTCAAATGTAATAATCATTTGGCAATTGCGCTCTACGAAAAATTAGGGTACAGTGTTTATAGACGTGTTATTGGTTATTACAATTCTGCTGAGGATGGATATCCAGAGAGTTTAAAGATTGCAGATGACGATAAAGACGCATTTGACATGCGACAATCAATGCCTCGAGATCAAGGACGCAGTCTGAGGGCCGACGGTAGGCGCCATCGTTGTTACCCACACGATGTCAAGTTTTAA
- the SCD6 gene encoding Scd6p (some similarities with uniprot|P45978 Saccharomyces cerevisiae YPR129W SCD6 Protein containing an Lsm domain may bind RNA and have a role in RNA processing overproduction suppresses a null mutation in CHC1 which encodes the heavy chain of clathrin), which produces MSQYIGKTISLVSVTENRYVGLLEGIDSEKGTVTLGDVRCFGTEGRKGWGPEEIYPNATVYRSVKFNGNEVKDLSILDMKLEDVQPVMAPQPQPNQFQNQMPAAVAGYGVYAPAPNTNGDASGAEQPSQQTSPSAPSATTATTVGGSASTTQQQQQQHQQQQQKQPQQQQIPPQQPPVASTAGPGVPPAQRVPAEDAQSVQGMPEFDFQGNNAKFAAPSAANATSDTFYNKKSSFFDSISTSTEVNTNMRWQEEKVMNMDTFGQASARPRFTGRGGRRGRGGGRGGFRGRGGGYRGKIRQNSNRGNSGDAHLQNQQQQHGSVEF; this is translated from the coding sequence ATGTCTCAGTACATTGGTAAGACCATTTCATTGGTTTCAGTTACGGAAAATCGTTATGTGGGGTTATTAGAAGGTATTGACTCTGAAAAAGGTACCGTTACACTTGGTGATGTTCGTTGCTTTGGTACCGAAGGTCGTAAAGGTTGGGGTcctgaagaaatttatccaaatgCTACAGTTTATCGCTCTGTGAAGTTCAATGGTAATGAAGTTAAAGATTTAAGCATTTTAGATATGAAGTTGGAGGATGTTCAACCTGTAATGGCGCCTCAACCACAACCTAATcagtttcaaaatcaaatgcCAGCTGCTGTTGCGGGTTATGGTGTTTATGCTCCAGCACCAAACACTAATGGTGATGCTTCTGGCGCTGAACAGCCTTCACAACAGACTTCGCCATCAGCACCATCAGCTACGACTGCAACGACTGTAGGAGGTTCAGCTTCAACTACtcagcagcaacagcaacagcatcaacaacagcaacagaaACAAccacagcaacaacaaatcCCACCTCAGCAACCACCTGTTGCTTCTACTGCTGGTCCTGGTGTTCCTCCCGCTCAACGGGTTCCAGCTGAAGATGCTCAATCAGTTCAGGGTATGCCAGAATTCGATTTCCAAGGTAATAATGCAAAATTTGCCGCACCTAGTGCAGCTAACGCTACCTCCGATACATTCTACAACAAAAAATCCTCATTTTTcgattcaatttcaacatctACAGAGGTCAATACTAATATGCGTTGGCAAGAGGAAAAAGTCATGAATATGGATACTTTCGGACAGGCGTCTGCAAGACCACGTTTTACAGGTCGTGGTGGCAGAAGAGGTCGCGGTGGTGGTCGTGGTGGCTTCCGCGGCAGAGGTGGTGGTTACAGAGGTAAAATAAGACAAAATTCAAACCGCGGTAATAGCGGTGATGCACATCTACAaaaccaacaacaacagcatGGTTCAGTTGAATTTTAG
- the AHC1 gene encoding Ahc1p (weakly similar to uniprot|Q12433 Saccharomyces cerevisiae YOR023C AHC1 Ada Histone acetyltransferase complex component protein of the Ada histone acetyltransferase complex) codes for MKLKGHSHTGKGDMEISERPDSSGDVPAQVLFMDSSQGMSSKTSTHAPSSSTYYQVTTPKSPHELIFADEVNGNGNNDVNYDVTGTASGGGISEGDEDRSSGGTSGLAKSSRESEEVERLKYETAKAEILEKLHLHTLIGNKEVQGIQREICRLDAQMKLMKTLHDDENLLDKIESYHQKETERKKRQVMTEMNYPAITGFNNNSSGYYADSSSVLPPGSPSGFLPLSASSSAHIPVHHYHTRSKSHGNLSEVPPLHPNASAASNTTIPPGTEESSSFRANQMNMHHRRNYSSTCLTSNSGVVGKTEKNEAIFRRYDGVLIVITCSHCDRSGFTSAQGIVNHARLKHNKTYSSQPLAVLNNQILLPNDKQDPEVMEKFKSLNRDPQKEYLPSELAIPSMAKRETSPKSGLPNSKSSSSIIPQHNVWPHQQDENNAQISDSTKHLKKAYGKEDFKDLVSMVNSTSQDLENVLKESTPPLGSEVSEMEGGHEHEPKSPSSSSQAFSPLSPSRETIKKNNKKRKQDQNEALKDYKERIKPAEKKARPDVLALSAVPEHEKRSSHYNLRAKSKIRSNADRFD; via the coding sequence ATGAAACTCAAGGGCCATTCTCATACTGGAAAGGGTGATATGGAGATATCTGAGCGTCCAGATTCTAGTGGTGATGTCCCCGCTCAAGTTTTATTCATGGATTCTTCACAGGGGATGTCTTCAAAAACAAGTACACATGCACCGTCATCATCGACATACTACCAAGTGACAACACCCAAATCGCCTCATGAGCTGATATTCGCAGATGAAGTTAATGGGAATGGAAATAATGATGTGAATTACGATGTCACTGGTACTGCGAGCGGTGGAGGAATTTCCgaaggtgatgaagatagaTCAAGCGGTGGTACGAGTGGATTGGCTAAATCCTCAAGAGAATCTGAAGAGGTAGAGAGGCTCAAATATGAAACTGCAAAGGCAGAAATATTAGAAAAACTACATCTACATACTTTAATCGGCAATAAAGAAGTACAGGGAATTCAAAGGGAAATATGTAGACTGGATGCacaaatgaaattaatgaaaactttacatgatgatgagaacTTACTGGATAAGATTGAATCATACCATCAGAAGGAGACTGAACGTAAGAAGAGGCAAGTGATGACCGAGATGAATTATCCTGCCATAACTGGttttaataataattcatCTGGATATTATGCGGACAGTTCGTCAGTATTGCCACCAGGATCGCCGTCGGGGTTTCTTCCATTATCGGCAAGTAGTAGTGCACATATACCCgttcatcattatcataCGCGGAGCAAAAGCCATGGGAATTTGTCGGAGGTCCCTCCATTACATCCTAACGCCAGCGCTGCTAGTAATACCACAATACCGCCTGGCACTGAAGAAAGTTCCTCTTTTAGAGCGAATCAAATGAATATGCACcatagaagaaattataGCAGTACATGTCTAACGAGTAATAGTGGTGTAGTCGGTAAAACTGAGAAGAACGAAGCCATATTTAGGCGGTATGATGGTGTTCTAATCGTGATTACTTGTTCTCATTGTGATCGTAGTGGATTTACATCTGCCCAGGGTATAGTAAACCATGCAAGACTTAAGCATAACAAGACTTATTCCAGCCAACCTTTAGCTGTACTCAATAATCAAATACTGCTTCCTAACGACAAACAAGATCCAGAAGTcatggaaaaatttaaaagcTTAAACAGAGATCCCCAAAAAGAATACTTGCCATCTGAATTAGCGATACCGTCAATGGCTAAAAGAGAGACAAGTCCTAAAAGTGGACTGCCGAATTCCAAgtcgtcttcatcaataataCCCCAACATAATGTATGGCCACATCaacaagatgaaaataaCGCACAGATATCAGATTCAACAAAGCATTTAAAGAAAGCATATGGtaaagaagattttaaagatttagtTAGCATGGTGAATTCAACGTCCCAGGATTTAGAGAACGTCCTCAAGGAATCAACACCCCCGTTAGGTTCAGAAGTAAGCGAGATGGAAGGAGGACATGAACATGAGCCTAAATCGCCATCATCTTCTAGTCAGGCATTTTCACCGTTGTCACCTTCGAGGGAGACGatcaaaaagaataataagAAACGCAAACAAGATCAGAACGAGGCATTAAAGGATTACAAAGAACGAATAAAGCCTGCTGAGAAGAAAGCTAGGCCTGATGTATTGGCTCTGAGTGCTGTACCCGAACATGAAAAGCGTTCATCGCATTACAATTTACGTGCTAAATCCAAGATACGTTCCAATGCAGATAGGTTTGACtaa